A single window of Rubripirellula lacrimiformis DNA harbors:
- a CDS encoding GspE/PulE family protein: protein MSSQAKHTGANSSEGKQQVALTASDCEIESNQDWQPLVDFVERFPIEYCRRHQAIAAVNSKNQVRLLYSGEQVSLIADNVGRILRQPLLRQAVDADFLRQLINNAYEAKASESPSRSTDAVSLDELFDNSNAASRDDLLETDTQGPVVQLVNSLLLDAIQQRASDVHLQPFENSMVVRMRIDGVLTEVREIPKSIQDEVVSRLKVAGQMNIAEKRLPQDGRATVCVGDRVIDLRLASMPTSYGERVVVRLLDKSARLYSLAEIGMDAATLGRFNDVIHAEHGLVLVTGPTGSGKSTTLYGALTQLDTSTRNAVTLEDPIEYQLDGISQTQINTKKGMTFASGLRSVLRQDPDIIMLGEIRDEETAVMAVQSALTGHLVFSTLHTNDAASAVTRMLDLGIEPYLVSSSLLAVLAQRLVRRVCTECRGVAELAVHCRNCRGTGYRGREGIYELLVLDDSIRDLIQQRAHASQIREAAIARGMKLLRESGAEKVQSGITTLEEIERVTMRTAL from the coding sequence ATGAGCAGCCAAGCCAAGCATACAGGTGCAAACAGTAGCGAGGGCAAACAGCAAGTCGCCTTGACTGCATCGGACTGCGAAATTGAGAGCAACCAAGATTGGCAGCCATTGGTGGATTTCGTGGAGCGATTTCCGATTGAGTATTGCCGTCGCCATCAAGCAATCGCCGCAGTCAATTCAAAGAATCAAGTTCGTCTTCTCTATAGCGGCGAACAAGTTTCGCTGATCGCCGACAACGTCGGCCGAATCCTTCGACAGCCACTCCTTCGCCAGGCTGTTGATGCTGATTTTCTAAGGCAGCTGATCAACAACGCATACGAGGCGAAAGCGAGTGAGTCCCCGTCGCGATCGACTGATGCGGTTAGCTTGGACGAGCTATTTGATAATTCAAATGCCGCCAGTCGCGACGACTTGCTTGAAACGGACACGCAGGGTCCGGTTGTCCAGCTAGTCAATAGCCTGCTGCTCGATGCGATCCAGCAGCGAGCGTCGGATGTCCATCTTCAGCCGTTCGAAAACTCCATGGTCGTGCGGATGCGAATCGACGGCGTTTTGACTGAAGTTCGCGAAATCCCGAAGTCCATCCAAGACGAGGTGGTTAGCCGGCTGAAGGTGGCAGGCCAGATGAATATTGCGGAAAAGAGGCTGCCGCAAGACGGTCGGGCGACTGTTTGTGTCGGTGATCGTGTTATCGACCTGCGGCTCGCATCGATGCCAACCAGCTATGGCGAACGCGTGGTGGTGCGGCTGCTGGACAAGAGTGCTCGGCTTTATTCTTTGGCCGAAATCGGGATGGACGCAGCGACACTGGGGCGGTTCAACGACGTCATCCATGCCGAGCACGGACTCGTGCTCGTCACAGGTCCTACGGGCAGTGGGAAAAGTACAACGCTATATGGCGCACTAACTCAACTCGACACTTCGACGCGGAACGCAGTTACCCTGGAAGACCCGATCGAATACCAGCTGGACGGAATTAGTCAGACGCAAATCAACACAAAAAAGGGGATGACTTTCGCAAGCGGACTGCGAAGCGTACTCCGGCAGGACCCCGACATCATCATGCTGGGCGAGATCCGGGATGAAGAAACAGCTGTGATGGCGGTTCAGTCGGCGCTAACGGGACACCTTGTGTTCAGCACGCTGCACACGAACGATGCGGCAAGTGCCGTTACTCGAATGCTTGACCTTGGCATCGAGCCATATTTGGTTTCCAGCAGTCTGCTGGCGGTGCTGGCACAGCGGTTGGTGCGACGTGTATGCACCGAGTGCAGAGGCGTTGCTGAATTGGCGGTGCACTGTAGAAATTGTCGCGGGACCGGGTATCGAGGGCGCGAGGGCATCTACGAGCTGCTTGTGCTGGATGATTCGATTCGTGATCTGATTCAGCAGCGGGCGCACGCGTCTCAGATTCGGGAGGCGGCTATCGCACGAGGAATGAAGCTGCTGAGGGAAAGTGGGGCTGAGAAAGTCCAGTCAGGGATAACGACCCTCGAAGAGATCGAACGGGTTACGATGCGGACAGCCCTTTAA
- a CDS encoding ArnT family glycosyltransferase: protein MNKYAVNAIVSGLLTVQALLLVHSAKVHSPTWDEVGHLAAGISHWELGRFELYSVNPPLVRTIAAAPVYFFSDPQMDWDYYRSDPSLRSEVYLGRRMIDLKGEDSFHDFFIARLAVIPISLIGGWLCFLWARDLFGEVSGMIALALWTFSPNVLGYGSVITPDLPSVVAFAGSCYVFWRWKREGGWTWTLTLGSAMAIAMLTKSIWLILPGVFALLWTTALLFQRKSTSGASVEPADGWKASIGQLAMATGLAVLLTNGFYGFAGSFRSLGSFAFVSTTFSGLEVRVDKNPDCVDCDPRIITPPKGNRFAQSALGRLPVPLPSNYLQGIDIQTRDFERGRYDPSWKSYLLGEWKQGGWWYYYIVGLFVKVPLAAWMMLAAGSAVACLWRPDQNSKFGIACLLLPALIFFVIVSTSTGLNRYVRYALPVLPAIFVWASQLGRLIEKGRSLATRRWATVVTSGLVCWFAVTSIRNAPDHLSYFSPVAGGPSRGHLVLCDSNIDWGQDLIQLRDWLDANPDAKKDLRLAYFGSYDPASIGISYTAPTARDASSFARHDSRDLIPGFYVISKNYVMGHTMPMPTGSARMHFQFMNPAELARFADASVFDEIGHSMNVYFISGRISADGVDRNESKRDAATATANAHRLLTLLTYVEKLTK from the coding sequence GTGAACAAGTACGCAGTCAATGCGATCGTCAGTGGACTGCTTACGGTTCAGGCGTTACTGCTTGTTCACTCCGCCAAAGTGCATAGCCCAACCTGGGATGAAGTCGGACATTTGGCTGCTGGCATTTCTCATTGGGAACTGGGAAGGTTCGAACTCTACAGCGTTAATCCGCCACTCGTACGCACGATTGCTGCGGCCCCCGTTTATTTCTTTTCCGATCCGCAAATGGATTGGGATTACTACCGCAGTGACCCGTCGCTTCGCAGCGAGGTTTACCTCGGCAGGCGGATGATTGACTTGAAGGGCGAAGACTCCTTCCATGACTTCTTCATTGCTCGGCTTGCAGTAATACCGATCTCGCTAATCGGAGGCTGGCTTTGCTTTCTGTGGGCCAGAGATCTGTTCGGTGAAGTTTCCGGAATGATCGCATTAGCACTTTGGACCTTTTCACCCAATGTACTTGGCTATGGGAGTGTAATCACTCCTGATCTGCCGTCCGTTGTCGCGTTTGCAGGTTCTTGCTACGTTTTCTGGAGATGGAAGCGAGAAGGCGGTTGGACCTGGACGCTTACGCTCGGTTCTGCCATGGCGATTGCGATGCTAACGAAAAGCATCTGGTTGATACTGCCAGGAGTTTTTGCGTTATTGTGGACGACCGCACTCTTGTTCCAACGCAAATCGACAAGCGGAGCGTCGGTCGAGCCGGCAGACGGCTGGAAGGCCTCTATTGGCCAACTTGCGATGGCAACCGGCCTAGCAGTCTTATTGACAAATGGATTCTACGGCTTTGCTGGCAGCTTTCGCTCGCTTGGGTCGTTCGCGTTTGTGAGCACGACATTCTCTGGGCTAGAGGTCCGTGTCGACAAAAATCCCGATTGTGTCGACTGTGACCCGCGAATTATTACACCACCAAAAGGAAACCGATTCGCGCAATCTGCGTTGGGACGACTGCCAGTTCCATTGCCGTCCAACTACCTGCAAGGAATTGATATCCAAACCCGCGACTTCGAGCGCGGTCGATATGACCCAAGCTGGAAAAGCTATCTCCTCGGCGAATGGAAGCAGGGCGGATGGTGGTACTACTACATCGTTGGACTATTCGTAAAAGTTCCGCTTGCCGCTTGGATGATGCTGGCCGCAGGATCGGCAGTCGCGTGCCTATGGAGACCTGATCAAAACTCAAAATTCGGGATTGCCTGCTTGCTGCTTCCTGCACTGATTTTCTTTGTGATTGTCAGCACGAGCACTGGCTTGAACCGCTACGTGCGGTATGCCCTTCCCGTTCTGCCAGCGATCTTTGTGTGGGCTAGCCAGCTTGGGAGACTTATTGAGAAAGGTCGCTCGCTCGCAACACGCCGGTGGGCGACGGTCGTCACATCGGGTCTGGTGTGTTGGTTTGCAGTTACGTCGATTCGAAACGCCCCTGATCACCTTAGCTACTTCAGCCCGGTAGCCGGAGGCCCGTCGCGCGGCCACCTCGTGCTGTGCGACAGCAATATCGACTGGGGGCAGGACTTGATCCAGCTTCGCGATTGGCTTGATGCCAACCCGGACGCAAAGAAGGATTTGCGATTAGCGTACTTCGGATCTTATGACCCGGCGTCCATTGGGATTTCCTACACCGCACCAACTGCGCGTGATGCCAGCTCGTTTGCACGCCATGACTCGAGAGATTTAATTCCGGGCTTCTACGTAATTAGCAAGAACTATGTCATGGGGCATACCATGCCGATGCCAACTGGCTCAGCTCGGATGCACTTTCAGTTCATGAACCCAGCGGAACTGGCAAGATTTGCGGACGCCAGCGTATTCGATGAAATTGGACATTCAATGAACGTGTATTTTATTTCAGGAAGAATTAGCGCTGACGGTGTTGATCGAAATGAATCCAAGCGGGACGCCGCAACCGCCACGGCAAACGCTCATCGGCTTCTGACCCTCCTCACCTATGTTGAGAAGTTAACGAAATGA
- a CDS encoding RHS repeat-associated core domain-containing protein, with protein MSNDAYFSHGQSRVFNVTYNYFHNATDYSAPDGYSTSIKRFHRSRDLTEVSSFGPGVFSSCDIRFQFNSLGGINTSIFKASIFDPSAASRVEFRYQLNLAEDAVSLIPSDRSRFKKIEILDDQLAAIEAPLPGYYDIDADAFEFAGAEFARATSWNGDIFLFELVVAEAYPGFDPAVHHPQNGRLIEAHTRDGNGYTINYKTWTQPQIDAAPDRLWQIDTVVDSHGQTLTFDYNAQQQSGLWAVSRITLPNSDYIDYGYAGGFLSTVDYPDGTQTTISYAAGTNGLVEMDFEDVAAAPKHRRKTVSLTGSVATVNGSVVPTAVGLTRVVVNGEDEVTYLNGAGESSIKGVIYEGGGRLKQTVQNLDTFDFAPEIFYQDGWSIAEEMGEMTLTGQAEPIFQLETGISMKTGNPEASRDSRGVFREFEYDSNGSLTFIHYSDGSTFEAFCYDGGNNLIRMRDRNGNVTRYTYDSAGRMLTKAEGLVDGVSNPGDVYSSVYNRCPTDDVQTAEYAVETFTYISPGNDGEGRIESKTDPLGNVTNYEYDSLDRLKKIIQPTASLGGSRPETAYAYKSDGRLDTVVDPAGHTTQFFYDSRGREISRLYDDGTSDRTIYGVTGDSTGLVVKRINRAKVVSTFEYDKADRLVEETKAAAVIDDSDTEVATSDIAIAQTMEYLNGTDSVVAVRQSGDLTEYLYDSRGRRIGTFVNSSDGGKQATQLVFRDNKLLSREDSSGRKTFHAYDATDGRLIRTVTGLTAEFSLADYAAVNSLVRDSGPNADYLISDRVYRANGTLEWSYDGRNSATTTEYDSRNRAIAVIADADYDDRSTLSTLPTAMELRTETDCDLASNVTEVRSPRYFDSGDSEGYQKAKETWTYNGRGLTATHTEAPGTAEAATESFAYDLLGRRIERTDFAGKVWKTHYEDCCGQVMASENPLGHGSIVRKDAVGRTIHQVSIEDYTSHVASLDDPVNAKTLREMTTKYDGRGRPVARTTWLVARGTVDATDPPIAGLGGVSATDGLTEQFLYDDDLTDDVGLDSSGGMTLLIGSDPVSLSAALTKLADTEANGGAGVSFDADATGSARVTINPEGEVRYAISDAAGRSVMSGVLKASDSSLITWNCSVHDATTTVSGFGTVLVSKSVNALGKVSQRHTDAAGRTIQSLDALGKITSYEFDAAGNQLKVRDPNGVGQDCTYDALGRDLSCTDTSSAVVSSSYDTAGNKIAATDTKSETTTYAFDARGRQVMQTDRLGGETEFAYSATGQLLSLTDAQDQVTSYTYDDAGTKLTETYPDHVPSSTPGQTGYGIVSFTPDATGRTEARMDQQGDTCTYAYDLAGRLLDKVYAANASGPLSGQGHTDTFTYDDAGRTLTAVSGRYANTVTYTYDDAGRKATEALTMGGQTYTTATGYDAVGQVSGYTYPDGTAVARTYSDRGQLATIAYASTTVDTRTYDDGGRMTGSAYNNGVSATRAYNTDNTLASITHSGAAVGNYTYGWDSNKNKTSEAITGTLSGYGFDVGSSGYDDEDRLVNWERDDSSLDQSWNLSLVGDWNSFTENASSQARTHGPTHEMLTVAGQAVTHDTKGNTTSIPAVLRPGSDPLAMKWDFENKLIGADIDNDATDDVTYQWDALLRRVGRDDGTTASIYVQNGQQTVADYTSGTAASSPTYNYVYASYIDEPVLRGGTGGLRYYHRNQQYSVTAMTNGGGTVSERYAYDAYGTPTTTDASGTSLTTSTENNRYTYTGREYDEALGLYHYRARMYDSESGRFCSRDPIGHELLDIVKDRRVKEFFQNIDWSLVDDDVFENSTFLKVAEVYGVHRESLSLGNPGQETPLQKHSYGLYGYVESNPITWVDPSGNWPLCSCGCVPAAPAPVPLPLPMPWWLPPVMPGITFCGAFCGSNGLCPPAICSVIPCARESNWIWSKSTNTWTLLGTGGGCQI; from the coding sequence ATGAGCAATGACGCCTACTTCAGCCACGGGCAGTCACGCGTTTTCAACGTGACCTATAACTACTTCCACAATGCAACAGATTATTCGGCTCCAGACGGATATTCGACATCAATAAAGCGATTTCATCGAAGCCGTGATCTTACGGAGGTCAGCAGCTTCGGGCCCGGCGTATTTTCAAGCTGTGACATTCGATTTCAATTCAATTCACTAGGCGGAATTAACACCAGCATTTTCAAAGCGTCGATTTTCGACCCCAGTGCTGCGTCAAGAGTAGAGTTTCGCTATCAACTCAATCTGGCCGAGGATGCTGTCTCGTTGATTCCAAGCGATCGCTCGCGATTCAAAAAAATTGAGATTTTGGATGACCAGCTCGCAGCCATCGAAGCTCCACTGCCTGGATACTACGACATTGATGCGGACGCGTTTGAATTTGCGGGTGCAGAGTTTGCGCGTGCAACGAGCTGGAATGGCGACATCTTTTTGTTTGAGTTGGTAGTCGCCGAAGCGTACCCGGGATTTGACCCCGCCGTTCACCATCCTCAGAATGGGCGACTTATCGAAGCTCACACTCGCGATGGCAATGGCTACACCATCAACTACAAAACATGGACTCAGCCGCAGATCGACGCGGCTCCCGACAGGCTGTGGCAAATCGATACAGTCGTAGACTCCCACGGCCAGACACTTACTTTCGACTACAACGCCCAACAGCAAAGCGGATTGTGGGCTGTGAGTCGCATCACGTTACCAAACAGCGACTACATCGATTACGGATACGCAGGCGGCTTTCTGAGCACAGTGGATTATCCGGACGGCACCCAGACGACCATTTCTTATGCTGCTGGGACTAACGGGCTGGTTGAAATGGATTTTGAGGACGTCGCAGCGGCACCAAAGCATCGTCGAAAGACTGTTTCGCTGACGGGATCGGTTGCGACAGTCAACGGTTCTGTCGTGCCGACGGCCGTGGGGCTCACACGCGTCGTAGTCAATGGCGAAGACGAGGTCACTTACCTCAACGGGGCAGGCGAGAGTAGTATCAAGGGAGTGATATACGAGGGTGGCGGTCGCTTGAAACAGACGGTCCAGAATCTTGACACCTTCGACTTTGCGCCAGAAATCTTTTACCAGGATGGTTGGTCAATTGCAGAAGAAATGGGGGAGATGACGCTTACAGGTCAGGCGGAACCCATTTTTCAGCTCGAGACCGGTATCTCGATGAAAACAGGCAACCCTGAGGCCTCACGTGATTCCCGTGGTGTCTTTCGCGAGTTCGAATACGACAGCAATGGCAGCTTGACTTTCATACATTACTCTGATGGGAGCACGTTTGAGGCTTTTTGCTATGACGGAGGCAACAACTTAATCCGCATGCGTGACCGCAATGGGAATGTGACGCGATACACCTACGATTCCGCCGGAAGGATGCTGACCAAAGCAGAGGGATTGGTTGACGGCGTTTCCAATCCTGGTGACGTTTACAGCAGCGTGTACAACCGTTGCCCGACGGATGACGTGCAAACTGCGGAGTATGCAGTTGAAACGTTCACGTACATCTCGCCAGGAAATGATGGTGAGGGACGTATCGAAAGCAAGACGGACCCTCTTGGGAATGTGACAAACTACGAGTACGACTCACTAGACCGGTTGAAGAAAATCATTCAGCCGACAGCATCGCTCGGCGGATCGCGCCCCGAAACGGCCTACGCATACAAGTCCGATGGGAGACTTGATACCGTCGTGGATCCAGCTGGCCATACGACTCAGTTCTTCTACGACAGCCGAGGACGTGAAATCAGCCGTCTCTACGATGACGGCACATCTGACCGAACAATCTACGGCGTTACAGGCGATTCTACTGGGCTGGTGGTAAAGCGAATCAACCGAGCCAAGGTGGTGTCCACATTCGAGTACGACAAAGCAGATCGGCTCGTAGAGGAAACCAAGGCGGCAGCGGTTATCGATGATTCCGATACTGAAGTTGCGACGTCAGACATTGCGATCGCGCAGACAATGGAATACCTGAACGGCACCGACTCTGTCGTTGCGGTGCGCCAAAGTGGCGACTTAACCGAATACCTGTACGATTCTCGTGGTCGCCGCATTGGCACCTTTGTGAATTCGAGCGACGGCGGCAAACAGGCCACTCAACTAGTGTTCCGCGATAACAAATTGCTCAGCCGCGAAGACTCATCGGGCAGAAAGACATTCCACGCCTACGACGCGACAGACGGACGCTTGATTCGAACGGTTACCGGCCTAACAGCCGAATTCTCGTTGGCAGACTACGCTGCTGTCAATTCACTGGTCCGCGATAGCGGCCCCAACGCCGATTACTTAATTAGCGACCGCGTCTATCGAGCGAATGGCACACTAGAGTGGAGCTACGATGGCCGTAATTCAGCGACCACCACTGAATACGACAGCCGAAATCGCGCAATCGCAGTGATTGCGGATGCCGACTACGATGACCGCAGTACGCTATCAACCCTGCCCACCGCGATGGAATTGCGCACTGAAACCGACTGCGACCTGGCATCGAACGTCACCGAAGTTCGCTCTCCGCGCTATTTTGACTCTGGCGACAGCGAGGGCTACCAGAAAGCCAAAGAGACCTGGACCTACAACGGAAGGGGTCTGACTGCGACTCACACCGAGGCGCCCGGCACCGCTGAAGCGGCGACTGAGTCGTTCGCTTACGACCTGCTGGGGCGCCGCATCGAGCGGACTGACTTTGCCGGGAAGGTTTGGAAAACCCATTACGAGGATTGCTGCGGCCAAGTGATGGCCAGCGAGAACCCCCTGGGCCATGGCTCGATCGTTCGCAAAGACGCTGTTGGGCGGACGATTCACCAGGTATCGATCGAAGACTACACGTCACACGTGGCGTCGCTTGATGATCCGGTCAACGCCAAGACACTTCGTGAGATGACAACAAAGTACGATGGCCGAGGCCGGCCGGTCGCCCGAACGACTTGGCTGGTTGCGAGAGGGACGGTCGATGCGACCGATCCACCGATCGCCGGACTGGGCGGTGTATCGGCAACGGACGGGTTGACCGAACAGTTCCTATACGATGACGACCTGACCGATGACGTTGGCCTGGACAGCAGTGGAGGAATGACGCTTCTGATCGGCAGTGATCCGGTGTCGCTCTCGGCGGCCCTCACCAAGCTCGCCGATACAGAAGCCAATGGTGGTGCGGGCGTTAGCTTCGATGCTGATGCAACCGGTTCGGCCCGCGTGACGATCAATCCGGAAGGGGAGGTGCGATACGCCATCTCCGACGCCGCCGGACGTAGCGTGATGAGCGGGGTGCTGAAAGCGAGCGACTCGTCACTGATCACATGGAACTGTAGTGTCCATGACGCAACCACCACGGTCAGCGGATTCGGCACGGTGCTGGTCTCCAAAAGTGTCAACGCGCTCGGCAAAGTGAGCCAGCGGCACACCGATGCGGCGGGCCGGACGATCCAAAGCCTTGATGCCCTCGGTAAAATCACCAGCTATGAGTTCGATGCAGCAGGAAACCAGCTGAAGGTGCGTGATCCGAACGGTGTTGGCCAGGATTGCACCTACGATGCACTGGGCCGAGACCTGAGCTGCACCGACACCAGCAGCGCCGTGGTCAGCAGCAGCTACGATACGGCGGGCAACAAGATCGCAGCAACGGACACCAAGAGCGAGACGACGACCTACGCGTTCGATGCTCGGGGTCGTCAGGTGATGCAAACCGACCGACTTGGCGGCGAGACCGAGTTCGCCTATTCGGCCACCGGCCAACTGCTCAGCCTGACAGATGCTCAGGATCAGGTGACCAGCTACACCTACGACGATGCTGGCACCAAACTGACCGAGACGTATCCCGACCACGTCCCCAGCAGCACGCCAGGGCAAACCGGCTACGGCATCGTCAGCTTCACGCCGGACGCGACTGGGCGGACGGAGGCCCGCATGGACCAGCAGGGTGATACCTGCACCTACGCCTACGACCTGGCCGGACGGTTGCTTGACAAGGTCTACGCGGCCAACGCTTCCGGGCCGCTTTCTGGCCAGGGGCATACCGACACGTTCACCTACGATGATGCCGGGCGGACCTTGACGGCGGTCAGTGGCCGATACGCGAACACCGTGACCTACACGTACGACGATGCGGGCAGAAAAGCGACCGAAGCCCTCACAATGGGTGGCCAAACCTACACGACCGCGACCGGTTACGACGCGGTTGGCCAAGTGTCCGGCTACACGTATCCCGACGGGACCGCGGTCGCCCGCACCTACAGCGACCGTGGCCAGTTGGCGACGATCGCATATGCAAGCACGACGGTGGATACCCGCACCTACGACGATGGTGGCCGGATGACGGGTTCTGCCTATAATAACGGAGTGAGCGCAACCCGAGCCTACAATACCGATAACACGCTCGCGTCGATTACCCACAGCGGCGCTGCGGTGGGGAACTACACCTACGGCTGGGATTCGAACAAGAACAAGACGTCTGAGGCAATCACTGGCACGCTATCCGGCTACGGGTTCGACGTGGGCTCCAGCGGCTACGATGACGAAGATCGCCTGGTCAACTGGGAGCGGGACGACAGCAGCCTCGACCAATCTTGGAACCTCAGCCTAGTAGGGGACTGGAACAGCTTTACCGAGAACGCCAGTTCTCAGGCACGCACCCACGGCCCAACGCACGAGATGCTGACTGTGGCTGGCCAAGCCGTGACGCATGACACCAAGGGGAACACAACGTCAATCCCGGCAGTGCTGCGTCCTGGCAGCGACCCACTGGCGATGAAGTGGGACTTCGAGAACAAACTGATCGGGGCGGATATCGACAACGACGCCACTGATGACGTGACGTACCAGTGGGATGCGCTCCTTCGGCGCGTCGGGCGTGACGATGGCACAACGGCCAGCATCTATGTGCAGAACGGGCAGCAAACGGTTGCCGATTACACCTCTGGTACGGCGGCTTCGAGCCCGACGTACAACTACGTCTACGCCAGCTATATCGACGAACCGGTGCTGCGTGGTGGCACCGGCGGGCTGCGGTACTACCATCGCAACCAACAATATAGCGTCACCGCTATGACTAACGGCGGCGGAACCGTCAGCGAACGCTACGCTTACGATGCGTACGGCACACCTACGACCACCGACGCCAGTGGCACTTCACTTACGACCAGTACCGAGAACAATCGCTATACCTACACGGGACGCGAGTACGACGAGGCGCTTGGGCTGTATCACTACCGCGCCCGCATGTACGACAGCGAGTCGGGCAGGTTCTGCTCCAGAGATCCGATTGGGCATGAGCTTTTAGATATTGTCAAGGATCGTCGCGTTAAAGAGTTTTTCCAAAACATAGATTGGTCCCTTGTCGACGATGATGTTTTTGAAAATTCAACATTTTTGAAAGTTGCTGAAGTTTACGGTGTGCATCGCGAAAGTCTCTCACTTGGTAATCCAGGGCAAGAGACTCCGTTGCAAAAGCACTCGTATGGTCTCTACGGATATGTTGAATCTAACCCAATAACGTGGGTCGATCCGTCTGGAAACTGGCCGCTTTGCTCTTGCGGATGCGTCCCAGCGGCTCCCGCGCCAGTACCTTTACCGCTACCGATGCCGTGGTGGTTGCCACCGGTAATGCCAGGAATCACTTTTTGCGGTGCTTTTTGTGGAAGCAACGGATTGTGCCCGCCGGCGATATGTTCAGTGATTCCGTGTGCGCGTGAATCAAATTGGATCTGGAGCAAATCAACGAACACCTGGACTCTTCTTGGTACCGGTGGAGGTTGTCAGATATGA
- a CDS encoding glycosyltransferase, translated as MPLKTVLIVPCFNEARRLPGEKFRDFALHHPDCSFLFVNDGSTDQTEAMLATVCDGASPQFDYINCGQNMGKGGAVHHGFLAASKRSPKYIGYWDSDLSAPLNELDRMIALMDAQPATTLVMGARERSATANIRRTRLRSIIGQTFRWLRNRLLDTDLTDTQCGAKLMRVCPPICCALQTPFLTRWLFDIEIIMRLQSSDPEPPEIVTMPLNQWADSGGSRVTFWEMIRIVFELASLVRIHRVKIVAPTGTLRSE; from the coding sequence ATGCCACTCAAGACTGTTCTGATCGTGCCTTGCTTCAATGAGGCAAGGCGTCTACCCGGCGAGAAATTCAGGGATTTTGCGCTGCATCATCCTGACTGCTCGTTCCTGTTCGTCAATGATGGCAGCACAGACCAGACCGAGGCGATGCTGGCAACGGTGTGCGATGGAGCTAGCCCCCAATTCGATTACATCAACTGCGGTCAGAATATGGGAAAAGGCGGCGCGGTGCATCACGGCTTTCTTGCCGCGAGCAAACGGTCTCCCAAATACATCGGATACTGGGATAGCGATTTGTCCGCGCCGCTGAACGAGCTCGATCGTATGATTGCGTTGATGGATGCTCAGCCAGCAACAACCTTGGTAATGGGCGCCCGCGAAAGATCAGCAACTGCAAATATCAGGCGGACACGCTTGCGATCGATTATTGGTCAAACGTTCCGGTGGCTTCGCAACCGATTGCTAGATACAGACCTGACGGACACTCAGTGTGGCGCGAAGCTGATGAGAGTTTGCCCACCTATTTGCTGTGCTTTACAAACGCCGTTTTTGACTCGTTGGCTATTCGATATCGAGATCATCATGCGGCTGCAGTCATCGGATCCTGAACCGCCAGAGATTGTGACAATGCCGCTCAATCAATGGGCCGACAGCGGTGGATCTCGTGTCACGTTTTGGGAAATGATTCGGATCGTCTTCGAGCTCGCATCGCTTGTTCGGATTCATCGCGTTAAAATCGTGGCACCCACTGGAACGCTTCGATCAGAATAG